A single Pseudodesulfovibrio aespoeensis Aspo-2 DNA region contains:
- a CDS encoding acylphosphatase has translation MKSYTCIVEGKVTGGKFQSWVLSTAQRLELKGWVRNINDGKAEILVQGNPDSYAVLQAALKTEAPVPDLKAVTCTVIEYDKVHERFEVRG, from the coding sequence ATGAAGAGCTACACCTGCATTGTCGAAGGCAAGGTCACCGGCGGAAAATTCCAGTCATGGGTGCTCAGCACGGCCCAGCGGCTCGAACTCAAGGGCTGGGTGCGCAACATAAACGATGGCAAGGCTGAAATCCTCGTCCAGGGCAACCCTGATTCCTACGCGGTCCTTCAGGCAGCGCTGAAGACCGAGGCGCCGGTGCCGGACCTCAAAGCCGTCACCTGCACGGTCATCGAATACGACAAGGTCCACGAGCGGTTCGAGGTGCGGGGCTAG
- the purB gene encoding adenylosuccinate lyase has product MLERYSRPIMRELWTLENKFRVWLEVELAVTRAWTDMGQVPADACDEIHAKADFDLERILEIEETTKHDVIAFLTAVEEKVGPSSRYIHLGCTSSDIVDTANGVLLTRSGAIIAEGIDRVLAVLRDMAHKHKGLLCMGRTHGIHAEPTTYGLKFAGFYAEFMRHKVRFEAAREAVRVGKFSGAVGTFAHLSPELEERACAILGLEADPHSTQIVQRDRYAQFFTALALLAGGIERVGLELRHLQRTEVLEVEEGFTPGQKGSSAMPHKKNPISAENLCGLARLIRSNSLAAMENQALWHERDISHSSVERVIMPDTTALIDYMLHRLSGVLERLVVKEDNIRRNLMGSFGLFYSQRVLNKLIAAGLKRQEAYEMVQKVAMRCWAERVQFEDEIRNDPAMAALLQANDLDEAFDASYYKRYEDDIFARVFKG; this is encoded by the coding sequence ATGCTTGAAAGATATTCCCGCCCGATCATGAGAGAGTTGTGGACCCTGGAGAACAAGTTCCGGGTCTGGCTTGAGGTGGAGTTGGCCGTGACCAGGGCCTGGACCGACATGGGACAGGTGCCTGCCGATGCCTGCGACGAGATCCACGCCAAGGCGGACTTCGACCTGGAGCGCATCCTTGAGATCGAGGAGACCACCAAGCATGATGTCATCGCCTTTCTGACGGCGGTGGAGGAGAAGGTCGGCCCAAGTTCGCGCTACATCCATCTCGGCTGCACCTCGTCGGACATCGTGGACACGGCCAACGGCGTGCTGCTCACCCGTTCCGGGGCCATCATCGCCGAGGGCATCGACCGCGTCCTGGCGGTGCTCAGGGACATGGCCCACAAGCACAAGGGGCTCTTGTGCATGGGGCGCACCCACGGCATTCACGCCGAGCCGACCACCTACGGGCTCAAATTCGCCGGATTTTACGCCGAGTTCATGCGCCACAAGGTGCGGTTCGAGGCCGCCCGCGAGGCGGTCCGTGTGGGCAAGTTTTCGGGCGCGGTCGGCACCTTCGCCCACCTGAGCCCGGAGCTTGAGGAGCGCGCCTGCGCCATTCTCGGCCTTGAGGCGGACCCGCACTCCACCCAGATCGTCCAGCGCGACCGCTATGCCCAGTTCTTCACCGCCCTGGCCCTGCTGGCCGGGGGCATCGAGCGCGTCGGCCTAGAGCTGCGCCATCTGCAACGCACCGAGGTGTTGGAGGTGGAGGAGGGGTTCACGCCCGGCCAGAAGGGCTCGTCGGCCATGCCCCACAAGAAGAATCCCATCTCTGCCGAAAACCTCTGCGGACTGGCCCGGCTCATCCGCTCCAACTCCCTGGCCGCCATGGAGAACCAGGCCCTGTGGCATGAGCGCGACATCAGCCACTCCTCGGTGGAGCGCGTGATCATGCCCGACACCACGGCGCTCATCGACTACATGCTGCACCGCCTGAGCGGCGTGCTCGAACGGCTGGTGGTCAAAGAGGACAACATCCGGCGCAACCTGATGGGATCATTCGGCCTGTTCTACTCGCAACGGGTGCTCAACAAGCTCATCGCCGCCGGGCTCAAGCGCCAGGAGGCCTACGAGATGGTCCAGAAGGTGGCCATGCGCTGCTGGGCCGAGCGCGTCCAGTTTGAGGACGAAATCCGCAACGACCCGGCGATGGCGGCCCTGCTTCAGGCAAACGACCTTGACGAAGCCTTCGACGCCTCGTATTACAAACGCTACGAAGACGATATTTTTGCGCGCGTGTTCAAGGGGTAG
- a CDS encoding formate dehydrogenase subunit gamma — protein sequence MTTAAKTRILRFTPTQRLFHLTLMLTFLIQSATGLARMYHETSWGQGLANLFGGFSSALTIHIAVGIFMVCAFVIHLAYAIFLITKRGIAAGLRGPDSLVPGPGDIREFISHLQWILGRSDHPRLDRWGYWEKFDYWAVFWGMILLGGTGLLLASPLASSQVVPGWGLNVAFWVHRIEAILAMAHIFIIHFFVAHLRRSHFPMDSAMFDGSADLETARSERSAWIDRLSASGELEERLTVAPPAHRKILHLIAGLGAVAVGLFLLVGSLVHATRITW from the coding sequence GTGACGACAGCTGCCAAGACCCGGATACTGCGCTTCACACCGACGCAGCGCCTGTTCCATCTGACGCTCATGCTGACCTTTTTGATCCAGTCCGCCACCGGGCTGGCCAGAATGTATCATGAGACCAGCTGGGGGCAAGGGCTGGCGAACCTTTTCGGCGGGTTCTCCAGTGCCCTGACCATCCATATCGCCGTGGGGATATTCATGGTCTGCGCCTTTGTGATCCATCTGGCCTACGCCATTTTCCTGATCACCAAGCGCGGAATTGCCGCGGGCCTCAGAGGCCCGGACTCCCTAGTCCCCGGCCCGGGCGACATCAGGGAATTCATCAGCCATCTGCAATGGATTCTCGGACGGTCCGATCATCCGCGCCTCGACCGCTGGGGATATTGGGAAAAATTCGACTACTGGGCCGTGTTCTGGGGCATGATCCTCCTCGGCGGCACCGGATTGTTGCTGGCCAGCCCGCTGGCCTCCAGCCAGGTCGTTCCAGGATGGGGACTCAATGTCGCCTTCTGGGTGCATCGGATTGAAGCAATCCTGGCCATGGCCCACATATTCATCATTCACTTCTTTGTCGCCCATCTCAGGAGGAGCCATTTTCCCATGGATTCAGCCATGTTTGATGGCAGTGCAGACCTGGAGACCGCTCGAAGCGAAAGGTCCGCATGGATTGATCGGCTGAGTGCATCGGGTGAACTTGAGGAGCGGCTGACGGTGGCCCCGCCCGCTCACAGGAAGATTCTCCACCTGATCGCGGGACTCGGCGCCGTTGCGGTTGGCCTCTTCCTGCTCGTGGGAAGCCTGGTGCACGCGACCCGCATAACTTGGTAG
- a CDS encoding FmdB family zinc ribbon protein has translation MPIYEYQCGGCQSVFEEWQSGFEEREMQCPQCGEPATRLISHTSFQLKGSGWYVTDYAGKKPPVKTDGDATSGADNGTGKGCEAGASKASDTETAPVAKKEVSDSPSAGSAS, from the coding sequence ATGCCCATCTATGAATATCAATGCGGGGGTTGCCAATCCGTGTTCGAGGAATGGCAGTCGGGGTTTGAGGAGCGGGAGATGCAGTGCCCGCAGTGCGGCGAACCCGCCACCCGGCTCATCTCGCACACGTCTTTCCAGTTGAAGGGGTCCGGCTGGTATGTCACCGACTACGCGGGCAAGAAGCCCCCTGTGAAAACAGACGGTGACGCAACCAGCGGAGCCGACAACGGAACTGGCAAAGGCTGTGAGGCCGGTGCCAGCAAGGCCTCCGACACGGAGACAGCTCCCGTGGCCAAGAAAGAGGTCTCGGACTCTCCGTCCGCAGGCTCCGCATCCTGA
- a CDS encoding L,D-transpeptidase family protein, with product MRVLVIVLAYILCSIPAQAEGWVPTLTSHAYGPPRLVAVDKTAQTLIMLERQSPLREIRRFPCTTGQADGDKRVEGDLRTPEGVYFVGHRIKRKLEWGLYGDIAYALNYPNPVDRIKGKTGGGIWIHGRGKEFVPRDTQGCVALKVPDMRDVAREIAYGTPVVIADGLSWTQDPGGQDAVAETLASQLRQWASDWEGRGEAFFSHYDPVLMSLSEQYGFSTFAAHKRTVFSKKPWIHVMVDNIHAVPGPDYWVTWFDQYYRTPGLATNTGKRFYWKQDAEGRWRIVGREYTPASEDLTDKYVAAKTGELRVLVDAWRTAWLGMDLKAYRAFYAEQAVQDERKGATLIAEHKKTLWARTAPVTLDVDDFRVKPHPSGFEVAFLQTFADEGGYSDIGLKTLILTPNGSTWKIDSEEWKRAR from the coding sequence ATGAGAGTACTTGTCATTGTCCTAGCATATATCCTGTGTTCCATCCCGGCTCAAGCCGAGGGATGGGTGCCCACCCTCACATCCCACGCCTATGGGCCGCCCCGGCTCGTGGCCGTGGACAAGACGGCCCAGACCCTGATCATGCTTGAGCGGCAAAGCCCGCTTCGGGAGATCCGCCGCTTTCCCTGCACCACGGGGCAGGCGGACGGCGACAAGCGGGTGGAGGGCGACCTGCGCACCCCGGAGGGTGTGTATTTTGTCGGCCACCGGATCAAGCGCAAGCTCGAATGGGGCCTCTATGGCGACATCGCCTATGCGCTCAATTATCCCAATCCTGTGGACCGCATTAAGGGCAAGACCGGCGGCGGCATCTGGATACATGGCCGGGGCAAGGAATTTGTGCCGCGCGACACCCAGGGCTGCGTGGCGCTCAAGGTGCCCGACATGCGCGACGTGGCCCGCGAGATCGCCTACGGCACCCCGGTGGTCATTGCCGATGGCCTGTCCTGGACACAGGATCCGGGCGGGCAGGACGCGGTGGCCGAGACCCTGGCCAGCCAGCTCAGGCAGTGGGCCAGTGACTGGGAGGGGCGCGGCGAGGCATTTTTCTCCCACTACGACCCGGTCCTCATGAGCCTGTCCGAGCAGTACGGCTTCAGCACCTTTGCGGCTCACAAACGTACCGTCTTCAGCAAAAAGCCTTGGATACACGTCATGGTGGACAACATCCATGCCGTGCCGGGGCCGGACTACTGGGTGACCTGGTTCGATCAGTACTACCGCACGCCAGGACTGGCCACCAACACGGGCAAGCGGTTTTACTGGAAGCAGGACGCCGAAGGCCGCTGGCGCATCGTCGGGCGGGAGTACACCCCGGCCAGCGAAGACCTGACCGATAAATACGTGGCCGCCAAGACCGGGGAGCTGCGGGTTCTGGTCGATGCGTGGAGGACGGCGTGGCTGGGCATGGACCTCAAGGCCTACAGGGCGTTCTATGCCGAGCAGGCCGTGCAGGACGAACGCAAGGGCGCGACCCTCATCGCCGAGCACAAAAAGACGTTGTGGGCCAGGACCGCGCCTGTTACTCTTGATGTTGATGATTTTCGGGTGAAACCGCATCCGAGCGGCTTTGAAGTCGCCTTTTTGCAAACCTTCGCCGATGAAGGCGGGTATTCTGATATCGGCCTCAAGACACTGATCCTGACCCCCAATGGCAGCACCTGGAAGATCGACAGCGAGGAGTGGAAACGGGCACGATGA
- a CDS encoding M14/M99 family metallopeptidase, with the protein MAGTWEHSFFSGTQYPLRAVFIQGELPGPTVMVQGGIQGDETAGFITAQLLTQAKAVRGNLLVLPRANVPSIHQGKRQINVDMNRRFDQDYNRFYEDRVARVIRFLLAQSDAFIHLHEGSGFYNPVYIDPLRNPKRYGQSIIVDALSYGKVDLARTVNTVLKELNDTIPTSDYQFKLFNTRTFEQGTDYPDMRKSLTCYALSEHGIPAMAVEVSKSIRQIEWKVRQQLAATVMLLRHLGVQITPPAFTDEEVRAYAATGVSVSVNGRVMTGGSVINLTPGSTLAVKELSSGPREFAPELALFASDRPGVNLINARRMALEPFSELELRSDGKAVATTRVNWSGRMPGAGSDDKTVFVCWLNGNPVFVRDGEVLHTVLGDQIILEGVWGSDKQEIINLKGFVAIPWANNGQDMGWEIVLDPDNFLRNYRVESGVPGIDRYRVVRETPGAPSASFMIDIEPRTVFALRLADTRGQSLLIPWNAGGSYFLPEGEYVLEDAWSNGPGDKLMATTGTRPLGTATPFTVKYSQPLELTMRQATTFGGLGTMTFTAGGLASRTPASTN; encoded by the coding sequence ATGGCAGGGACATGGGAGCATTCCTTTTTTTCTGGCACCCAATATCCGCTGCGTGCCGTCTTCATCCAGGGGGAGCTGCCCGGCCCCACAGTCATGGTCCAGGGCGGCATCCAGGGCGATGAGACCGCCGGATTCATCACTGCCCAGCTCCTGACCCAGGCCAAGGCCGTCCGGGGCAATCTGCTGGTCCTGCCCAGGGCCAACGTGCCCTCCATCCACCAGGGCAAGCGGCAGATCAACGTGGACATGAACCGCCGCTTCGATCAGGACTACAACCGCTTCTACGAGGACCGCGTGGCCCGCGTCATCCGGTTCCTGCTGGCCCAGAGCGACGCGTTCATCCATCTGCACGAGGGCAGCGGGTTCTACAATCCCGTCTACATCGACCCCCTGCGCAATCCCAAGCGGTACGGCCAGTCCATCATTGTCGATGCGCTGTCCTACGGCAAGGTCGATCTCGCCCGGACCGTCAACACCGTGCTCAAGGAACTCAACGACACCATCCCCACCAGCGACTACCAGTTCAAGCTCTTCAACACCCGGACCTTCGAACAGGGAACGGACTATCCCGACATGCGCAAGTCCCTGACCTGCTACGCCCTGTCCGAGCACGGCATTCCGGCCATGGCTGTCGAGGTCAGCAAGAGCATCCGGCAGATCGAATGGAAGGTGCGGCAGCAGCTCGCGGCCACGGTCATGCTCCTGCGCCATCTCGGCGTCCAGATAACTCCGCCCGCCTTCACTGACGAGGAGGTCCGCGCCTATGCGGCCACGGGCGTCAGCGTCAGCGTCAACGGGCGTGTCATGACTGGCGGCAGCGTCATCAACCTCACCCCCGGTTCGACCCTGGCGGTCAAGGAGTTGTCATCCGGCCCCAGGGAGTTTGCGCCTGAACTGGCCCTGTTCGCCTCGGACCGTCCGGGAGTCAACCTGATCAATGCCCGGCGCATGGCCCTTGAGCCCTTCTCCGAGCTTGAGCTGCGCAGCGACGGCAAGGCCGTGGCCACCACCCGCGTCAACTGGTCCGGCAGGATGCCGGGTGCCGGGAGCGACGACAAGACCGTGTTCGTTTGCTGGCTCAACGGCAATCCCGTGTTCGTGCGCGACGGCGAGGTGCTGCACACCGTGCTCGGCGACCAGATCATCCTTGAGGGAGTGTGGGGCAGCGACAAGCAGGAGATCATCAATCTCAAGGGATTCGTGGCCATCCCCTGGGCCAACAACGGGCAGGACATGGGATGGGAGATCGTCCTTGATCCCGACAACTTTCTGCGCAACTACCGCGTTGAATCGGGCGTTCCCGGCATTGACCGCTACCGCGTGGTGCGCGAGACTCCGGGCGCTCCCTCGGCCTCCTTCATGATCGATATCGAGCCGCGGACCGTGTTCGCCCTGCGTCTGGCCGACACCCGCGGGCAGTCCCTGCTCATCCCGTGGAATGCGGGAGGCAGCTATTTCCTGCCCGAAGGGGAGTACGTGCTTGAGGATGCCTGGAGCAACGGCCCCGGCGACAAGCTCATGGCCACCACCGGCACCCGTCCGCTGGGCACGGCCACGCCCTTCACCGTCAAGTATTCCCAGCCCCTGGAGCTGACCATGCGTCAGGCAACCACATTCGGCGGCCTGGGGACCATGACCTTCACTGCCGGCGGGCTCGCCAGCCGGACGCCAGCCTCAACCAACTAA
- the pyrE gene encoding orotate phosphoribosyltransferase: MNELKTRLAGLLLALSYKEGDFTLTSGKKSDYYFDCKQTALHPEGGYLIGRLFVEMLKNYEVKGVGGMTLGADPLVTGVTVVSHLEGRPMPGFIIRKQAKGHGTDQYLEGLANFSRGDRVVLLEDVCTTGGTLLTAAERVREAGLEIAGVLAVLDREEGGRERLKAAGLELEAIFTRKALLSAGGR, encoded by the coding sequence ATGAACGAATTGAAGACCAGACTGGCGGGCCTGCTCCTGGCCCTTTCCTACAAGGAAGGGGACTTCACGTTGACCTCGGGCAAAAAAAGCGATTATTATTTCGATTGCAAGCAGACGGCCCTGCACCCTGAAGGGGGCTACCTCATCGGGCGTCTCTTTGTAGAGATGCTCAAGAATTACGAGGTGAAGGGCGTTGGCGGGATGACCCTTGGGGCCGATCCCCTGGTCACTGGAGTGACCGTGGTCTCGCACCTTGAGGGGCGGCCCATGCCCGGCTTCATCATCCGCAAGCAGGCCAAAGGCCACGGGACCGACCAGTACCTTGAGGGGCTGGCCAACTTCAGTCGGGGCGACCGGGTCGTGCTGCTGGAGGATGTCTGCACCACCGGCGGCACGCTGCTCACTGCGGCGGAGCGGGTGCGCGAGGCCGGGCTTGAGATCGCGGGCGTCCTGGCCGTGCTCGACCGCGAGGAAGGCGGGCGCGAGCGGCTCAAGGCGGCAGGCCTGGAACTGGAAGCTATTTTCACGCGCAAGGCGTTGTTGTCCGCCGGGGGGCGGTAG
- a CDS encoding YgaP family membrane protein — MTVERITRALAGFLVLLSLVLAFGYSRLWLLLAAIVGVNLFQSAFTSWCPGMAVLRKLGFRECDCSGQRPE, encoded by the coding sequence ATGACGGTGGAGAGAATCACCCGCGCCCTGGCCGGGTTCCTGGTGCTGCTGAGTCTGGTCCTGGCCTTCGGCTATTCGCGCCTGTGGCTGCTGCTGGCCGCCATTGTGGGCGTCAACCTGTTCCAGTCGGCCTTTACCAGTTGGTGCCCCGGCATGGCCGTGCTGCGCAAGCTGGGTTTTCGGGAGTGCGATTGCAGCGGGCAACGGCCTGAATGA